From Paenibacillus sp. PvR098:
TGCATCCCGCTGCCGCAGTAGATATATTCCTCTTCAAGCACGTATCGCCCCGGCTGAAGCATATAAATTTTGCTGTCATCCATCACCTCGACGATCCGCAGCAGCAGCTTGTAATACTCACGAAGCGTCAACCGCTCCATACGGAGCCAATGGGCCAACATTTTCTTGCCTGTGATCTTGTAGTGAAGCCGCATCTGACCATCCTTCGCCTCTACCTGCATTTCAAGCAGTCTTGGAATCCGATTTGCAGAAAGCATATTAACCTGAAAGGAAGACAAATCATCCTCCTGTCCGTGAGGAAAGGTGAGAACCATATAATGTCCATGTTCACTTACGTAGTTCACTTGCAGTCCATAAAGCTGTTGATCCACTCCAATATCCTCCTTTTCACCATAAAATAAAGGTGTATGCCGCCCCTGGCGCTACAGCCCACATGAATGGAAATCGCAGACGATCACTCGGAACCGAAACCCAAACAAGAGGCGTCAGATCACGAAAAACAACGACGCGCAGCAGAGTCACGGCCGTATTCTTTAGCCTTTGCAGCCCGTCGCTGCGCCATAATAAAATGAAAACGGCGATACATCCCGCTATCAGGAGGGAAGCCGACATGACATAGAGTACATGGATCGCGCCAACCAGCGACCCCAATGCGGCGAACAGCTTTACATCGCCTGCTGCTACGGCACGCAAAGCATATAATGCCACCATCGGAACAAAACCCGATAGAAATCCTAAGCCGGCAAACAACAAGCCGTTCCAACTGTCGGCAGTCAGATGGTAAATGATCCCTCCCCCGGTTCCTGCAAGTGTAAGCCAATTCGGAATTTTATGCTTTGTGATATCCGTTACAAAAGCAACCGACAGTAGTAAGCCAGCTAACCACAGCGACATCATGCTCCCCCTCCCACCCATGCGCGCTCGAGCGCTTGTTTTCGCAGCAGGATCGTTTTTTTGAAAAACGGAACCGCAAATGTATACTCATACTGTGCCTCGATGGTCACATAGGCCTCCTCATGGTTATCCAAATCAGGAAACGTAAGCTGAGTTACCAGCAGCTTCTCCGTCTCAAGCCTATCCGTCTCCGCGAAAGAAGCTATGATAGGCGTAGCCGCTTTCGCCAATTGGCGCTCAAGTGATTCCCTTGCATTAGCCGCGGCTAAACTCCCCATCGCCTCGAGCTGTTCCCTTCGCTGCTGCTCCCACTCAACTAAGTCGACAAGCGGCTCCGGAATCCATCGCTCATAACGTTCTACGAAAACTTCTGCATCCAAAACCTTTTGTCTCGCCGTATCCGCTTGCGCCACAACATTGCCAATCCAGACACTGGCTTGGCTGTTAGACCACTGAGATTGTCCTTCCCTGTACAATTGCTCCACGGGATACATGTTCGCCGCAATGACCTTTGCTGATTCCGAAACGGCTGACTGCAGCGCCATCTCCGTAAGAGACAACCGAATGAACGCTGTGAGAAGAGTCACGAAGGCGATAAAGAAAGGAAGCGTCAACGCCGCTTCCAGCACGATGCTTCCCTGCTGATCTTTCATGAAACGCATCTGTTCCGCCCCCTAATATGTATAATCCGCCGTTTTGGTGATTCGACACCGGTTACCGTCAATGGCACAGCCGGAAAAATCCATCTTCCCGATCGCTTTCATCACCCGCGGAAGAAACCAAAGCTGAAATGAGGTCGAAGCGGTTCCTGATACATAGGTCGTAGCTTCCCGCAAATCGAGTCCGGTATTCACCTGCAGAAGCCCTTGCATACGGGACAACAGTGTCTCTTCACGGTTGTGCAAAAGTAGGAACACGCGCAAGTAATCTTTATATCCCATAGTCAGTGCATTGCCGAGTTTGCTTGAAACGGGAAGCTGCTCACCCTGAATCAGTTTAGTCATATCCTGTTGTGCTTGAAGCGCTCCTTCTGCTATCGCTGCGAGAAGGACCAACAGCGGTGAGCCTGAGGTTAATACCTTGCTTTGAGGTTCGAGAAGCGATTCCAGCACGCCGACGGCTAACCGAAACGCGAACATTTCCGCGTAAGCCATGGTATAATTACCGGCGCATGACTCGGAACCATAAAGCAAGTATTCCACCTCTTGGTTTGTGAGCGGATGCTGTCCCGGTAACGAAAGCTCATTGGACGTTTTAACGCGCCCGAAGGCGTCTTTTTCCAGTCCCAAAGTACGATAGCTGAATTTGCTAACGGCAAATTCATTGATATAAAACTCGTCCCTAACCTCTGTCAGCGCGTGCTCCAGCGCAGCGACCAGCCTTAAGGCCGACAAACCGGCCTCATCGGGCTTTTGCAAATCCACGTCTGGGACCGGAGAAGGCGCGCTGGCCGCTTGATTCAAATCCAAATAAGCCTGAACATATCCTGTACTTCCACGCTCGGCTGGATTTCCATTCAGCTTTTTGTAATACACTTCATAAGGATCCGTCCCGCTTATCAGACTGCAGCTTCCAAGGCCTCGCTGAATTTGATCCAGCACCGCTTGCGTTTTTGACCTCTGCTCCCGCTTGGCCGTCCGGTTCACGCCGGTTTTGCGTTGACGCTCCACTTCGCCCGGGTTATATCGGGAAAATACTTCTTCCGCCTTCTGACGGAAACCGTCCAAAGAGGACATCGTGGTAGAGTACTTCTGCTGTGTGAACAGCAATCCGTCTTGGATTTGCGCATAAACCCCGTAAAACTGTGAGACCGAGGCGCCTATGCCGGCTTCCTGTTCGTCCAGATCTTGCCGGTCTACAAGCTGCACATGCGCAAAAACCTTTTCCGCTTCCAATGCATCACTGCCCCCTGTTTGTGAAGAAGCCTGTCGGGATATTTCGGCGTTAAGCTCATCGTTTGCCTTCTTGGACAGTTTCATGGCATGCCCATAAGTTTCATGTATTGAACTTAAAGCTTTCATATCTGACGTTGATTTGACCTTTAACATGGCGAGCACTTCCGCATATCTGAGAAGATCTTGCAGAAGCTGTTCGTATTCCATTACCTTTTGAACGGATTCATCCATTTGACGCTGAAGATCCATACGAGCTTGATGCAGTTGAGCCATAGCTTCGGCCGTAACAGCTCCTGCGGAGACCATAGCAAATATCGTTCCATTCAAGCTGTTGATCTGTTCTTGAATAGTTTGCACCTGTGTTCTGGCGCTTTGGAGCGTCGCCCGGACGTTCTCGATCGTATGAATGCCGATTCGTCCACTGATTTCGTTCAAATCGCTCAGATGCGTTTGATAGAACGGATGCATATCCGCCACCTTTTGACGGATGTCTAGAAAGGCCTCCCAAGTCTGATCCAAACGAAGGTCACGTTCTTCCAACAGCTTCTCCACCATAGCTGCATTCTCTCCGAATCGGGAGGCTTGACCCAAACCAGCAGCAACCCCGGTTTTCTTGAACTTGTCGGCAATCTCCAGTCCATAAATCAGTGGAGCCCGGTACTTCATCTCTTCTAATATTTGCTGTTTGAATATGCCATGATTAGATAGAGCATACATAGGTGTGATTCGGGCAGAACCCGGATCATAGCGCTGATCGATAAAGCGAAAGCGATCCGGCTCCGCTGCTTCGGACACATTGCCGGCAACCGTCCGTTCAAAAATTCGGTTTGACCCCTCACCTCCGGAATGAAGCGAATAAAGTCCATAAGTATGGAGCGATTTGGAATATGCGGAGAGGGTAGAGCGGACCCCGGCCTTTACCGCATTCTCCGCTTCCTTATCCGCGCTTTTCCACCTCATCACATCGATCA
This genomic window contains:
- a CDS encoding prepilin peptidase; protein product: MMSLWLAGLLLSVAFVTDITKHKIPNWLTLAGTGGGIIYHLTADSWNGLLFAGLGFLSGFVPMVALYALRAVAAGDVKLFAALGSLVGAIHVLYVMSASLLIAGCIAVFILLWRSDGLQRLKNTAVTLLRVVVFRDLTPLVWVSVPSDRLRFPFMWAVAPGAAYTFILW
- a CDS encoding pilus assembly protein; the protein is MRFMKDQQGSIVLEAALTLPFFIAFVTLLTAFIRLSLTEMALQSAVSESAKVIAANMYPVEQLYREGQSQWSNSQASVWIGNVVAQADTARQKVLDAEVFVERYERWIPEPLVDLVEWEQQRREQLEAMGSLAAANARESLERQLAKAATPIIASFAETDRLETEKLLVTQLTFPDLDNHEEAYVTIEAQYEYTFAVPFFKKTILLRKQALERAWVGGGA